A window of the Budorcas taxicolor isolate Tak-1 chromosome 8, Takin1.1, whole genome shotgun sequence genome harbors these coding sequences:
- the LOC128052587 gene encoding LOW QUALITY PROTEIN: olfactory receptor 13D1-like (The sequence of the model RefSeq protein was modified relative to this genomic sequence to represent the inferred CDS: inserted 3 bases in 2 codons; deleted 1 base in 1 codon), which produces MENYSAVTEFFLVGLSQYPALQFCLFMLCLIRYMIIFXGNSLLITIRILDSCLHTPMYFFLGNLSFLDXCYTSSCIPLMLIKSIGSERKFISFIGCALQMVVPLGLGSTECVLLAVMAYDRYLAICSPIRYPIIMNSVPYVHTATWSWVIGCLTSLIQTIITMILPFCDNNIINHMTCEILALLKLICSDITINVIIMTVTNIVILVISVILIFISYVFILSSILRINSAEGRGKKAFSICSAHLTMVILFYGPALFMYMKPKLKDTNTSDEIIGLSYGVVTPMLNPIIYILRNKKVKEAVKKVLSQHLHLWKM; this is translated from the exons atggaaaattactcagctGTGACTGAATTCTTCCTGGTGGGGCTTTCCCAATACCCAGCACTCCAGTTTTGTCTGTTCATGCTCTGCCTCATCAGGTACATGATCATCT CTGGAAATAGCCTCCTCATTACCATCAGAATACTGGATTCTTGCCTCCACactcccatgtacttcttccttggGAACCTCTCATTCTTAGA ATGTTACACGTCATCATGCATCCCCCTAATGCTCATTAAAAGCATTGGGTCTGAGAGAAAATTCATCTCTTTCAttggctgtgctctgcagatgGTTGTCCCTCTTGGGTTAGGCTCCACTGAGTGTGTCCTCCTGGCTGTGATGGCATATGATCGATATCTGGCCATCTGCAGCCCCATAAGGTACCCCATCATCATGAACAGCGTGCCGTATGTGCACACGGCTACATGGTCTTGGGTCATAGGTTGTCTGACCTCTCTAATACAAACAATTATAACAATGATATTGCCTTTCTgtgataataatattattaatcatATGACCTGTGAGATCTTGGCCCTTCTTAAACTCATCTGTTCGGATATTACCATCAATGTGATTATCATGACAGTAACAAATATTGTTATACTGGTGATTTCTGTAATATTAATTTTCATCTCTTATGTTTTCATCCTCTCTTCCATCCTGAGAATTAATTCTGctgaagggaggggaaaaaaagcctttTCTATA TGTTCAGCCCACCTGACTATGGTCATCTTATTCTATGGTCCAGCCCTTTTTATGTACATGAAGCCCAAGTTAAAGGACACAAACACTTCTGATGAGATAATTGGACTGTCTTATGGAGTGGTAACCCCAATGTTGAACCCCATCATctacatcttgagaaataagaaggtGAAAGAAGCTGTGAAGAAAGTCCTGAGTCAACACTTGCATCTATGGAAAATGTGA